One Thalassotalea atypica DNA window includes the following coding sequences:
- a CDS encoding TIGR02922 family protein, with protein sequence MSSLYKTVTIIYYDEESLALEHAVESFICLNGGRVEIPRSFKENKSIVAVCEGKINILNKLGERVQVLDEQVFESATACY encoded by the coding sequence ATGAGCAGTTTATATAAAACAGTGACGATAATTTATTATGATGAAGAGTCTTTAGCACTAGAGCATGCTGTAGAAAGTTTTATCTGTTTAAATGGTGGCCGTGTCGAAATTCCTAGAAGTTTTAAAGAGAACAAATCCATCGTTGCTGTATGCGAAGGAAAGATTAACATTCTCAATAAACTCGGTGAGCGAGTTCAAGTTCTTGATGAACAAGTTTTTGAATCCGCCACGGCATGTTATTAG
- a CDS encoding DUF962 domain-containing protein, translated as MKSITDQLSTYKSVHLNTSNIKTHFIGIPLIIWSVALLLNIVSFDFTINSELVSVGLGTIIGLVALVYYVALYIPMAILVLIIFGPIIYSTHLFVGHEHVIVIAIGVFVGGWILQFIGHAYEKAKPAFVDDLNQLLIGPLFLIAEIYFALGLNKAMEEKVYNEAIDKRKEFESNKS; from the coding sequence ATGAAATCTATTACAGATCAGCTCTCAACTTACAAAAGTGTTCATTTAAATACCAGCAATATCAAAACCCACTTTATCGGCATTCCGCTGATCATATGGTCAGTAGCGTTATTACTTAATATTGTAAGTTTTGATTTTACCATCAATAGTGAGTTGGTATCTGTTGGTTTAGGGACAATCATAGGTTTGGTTGCTCTTGTGTATTATGTTGCTCTATATATCCCGATGGCAATATTGGTTTTAATAATCTTTGGTCCTATTATCTACAGCACACACCTATTTGTAGGGCACGAGCATGTTATTGTTATTGCAATAGGAGTTTTTGTTGGGGGGTGGATATTGCAGTTTATTGGGCATGCTTATGAAAAGGCTAAGCCAGCATTTGTCGATGATTTAAACCAACTACTTATTGGGCCGCTATTCTTAATAGCGGAAATCTATTTTGCGTTAGGCCTTAATAAAGCAATGGAAGAGAAAGTCTACAATGAAGCGATAGACAAGCGAAAAGAATTTGAAAGCAACAAAAGCTAA
- a CDS encoding APC family permease, whose translation MSSSNFKRTITKLGIAVLAINGLIGAGIFALPAGAAELSGNLSPWMFIVCALLMSLVILSFAQLSAGFDKTGGPVLYTQKAFGSHVSFQTTWLLYIGRLTALAANSNALVLYLGFIYPPFNEGFLKIISLVCVLSMLTAINLLGVRKTMLVLKSITMLKILPLILFIAVGFFHLEPEKLILFEPMPFSQMEATLLLLVYAFIGFEGALVPAGESENPTKNIAKALVLTLITTAVLYFCIQAIAVSVLPNLASTEAPIAAAASTMTGDIGAVIITVAAIISIAGNLSTVIFTAPRMTYALAEQGNFPSWFAKVTSEEKIPRNAILFLVIVAGFLAITGSFIWLAIVSSLARLIGYFIAIAALVKLQPELRSKGQWRLPLGLVIPLSALCVCLWLSIQASVNSWLMTALFMIAGSGLYFLGRHKKTETSH comes from the coding sequence ATGTCTTCTTCTAATTTTAAAAGAACAATAACTAAGCTGGGCATAGCAGTTTTGGCCATTAATGGCTTAATTGGTGCTGGAATTTTTGCTTTGCCAGCAGGAGCAGCAGAGCTGAGCGGTAACTTAAGTCCTTGGATGTTTATCGTATGTGCATTACTGATGTCGTTAGTGATTTTAAGTTTTGCTCAATTATCCGCTGGTTTTGATAAAACGGGAGGACCAGTACTTTATACTCAAAAAGCTTTTGGTAGCCATGTCTCTTTCCAAACGACGTGGCTTTTATATATTGGCCGCCTTACTGCATTAGCAGCCAACAGCAACGCGTTGGTTTTGTACCTTGGCTTTATCTACCCGCCATTTAATGAAGGCTTTTTAAAAATCATTTCCCTTGTTTGTGTACTGAGTATGTTAACTGCAATTAACTTGCTTGGCGTTAGAAAGACCATGTTGGTATTAAAGAGCATCACCATGTTGAAAATATTGCCTTTAATACTTTTTATTGCTGTTGGGTTTTTCCACTTAGAACCAGAAAAATTGATATTATTTGAACCAATGCCATTTTCACAAATGGAAGCAACGTTACTTCTGTTGGTTTATGCATTTATCGGTTTTGAAGGAGCGTTAGTACCTGCAGGAGAAAGTGAAAATCCAACTAAGAATATTGCCAAGGCATTAGTCCTGACATTGATTACTACTGCTGTTTTATATTTTTGTATTCAAGCAATAGCGGTGTCAGTGTTGCCTAATTTGGCCTCTACTGAGGCACCCATAGCTGCAGCCGCATCGACGATGACTGGTGATATAGGAGCTGTGATTATTACTGTTGCGGCAATCATTTCTATTGCGGGTAACTTATCTACAGTCATTTTCACCGCGCCTAGAATGACTTATGCGCTAGCGGAGCAGGGGAATTTTCCTTCATGGTTTGCCAAAGTCACATCGGAAGAGAAAATTCCACGTAATGCCATTTTATTTTTAGTCATCGTTGCTGGCTTTTTAGCTATTACCGGCAGCTTTATTTGGCTTGCCATCGTGAGTTCGTTGGCACGACTAATTGGTTATTTTATAGCTATTGCTGCACTGGTAAAACTACAGCCAGAGTTAAGATCAAAAGGGCAATGGCGACTGCCGTTGGGATTAGTTATACCCTTAAGTGCATTGTGCGTGTGCTTATGGCTTTCCATTCAAGCTAGCGTAAACTCTTGGCTTATGACGGCGCTATTTATGATTGCAGGCAGTGGTTTATACTTCTTGGGCCGACATAAGAAAACAGAAACATCTCATTGA
- the ubiG gene encoding bifunctional 2-polyprenyl-6-hydroxyphenol methylase/3-demethylubiquinol 3-O-methyltransferase UbiG — MSKSLNVNLEEIEKFEKVASQWWDLTGDFKPLHQINPLRRQFILQHKPDLFDAEVIDVGCGGGILTESIAKLGAKVTGIDMGEEPLNVAKLHALESGVTVNYEKITAEEKARACAEHFDVVTCMEMLEHVPDPASVIKACADMVKPGGYVFFSTLNKSTKSYLLAILAAEKILKLVPDGTHDHNKFIKPSTLIEWAESNSLKCIDATGIHYNPLTENHKLGPGLDVNYLLCCQKVR; from the coding sequence ATGTCAAAATCTCTCAATGTAAATTTAGAAGAAATAGAAAAATTTGAAAAAGTTGCCAGTCAATGGTGGGACTTAACAGGTGACTTTAAACCGTTACATCAAATCAACCCACTGCGTAGACAGTTCATTTTGCAACATAAGCCGGACTTATTTGATGCAGAGGTGATTGATGTAGGCTGTGGCGGTGGCATACTCACGGAAAGCATTGCTAAACTGGGTGCCAAGGTGACAGGTATAGACATGGGAGAAGAGCCATTAAATGTGGCGAAGTTACATGCGTTAGAGTCTGGTGTAACAGTGAACTATGAAAAAATCACTGCTGAAGAAAAAGCGCGTGCTTGTGCTGAGCACTTTGATGTGGTGACATGCATGGAAATGCTTGAACATGTACCAGATCCCGCCTCCGTAATTAAAGCCTGCGCTGATATGGTTAAACCTGGTGGTTATGTATTCTTTTCTACGTTAAATAAGTCGACAAAGTCTTACCTTCTAGCGATTTTGGCAGCAGAAAAAATATTAAAATTAGTTCCTGACGGCACGCACGATCATAATAAATTTATCAAGCCTTCAACCCTAATTGAGTGGGCAGAATCAAATAGCCTTAAGTGTATTGACGCCACAGGCATTCACTACAACCCGTTAACTGAAAACCACAAATTAGGCCCAGGGCTGGATGTTAACTACCTGTTGTGCTGTCAAAAGGTTAGATAA
- a CDS encoding HAD family hydrolase — MSTIFKGVLFDLDGTLLDTADDLGAALNHVLESNDFPIVNPSQYRPIASDGAKGLLHLGFGNKIDAFNEDSLRQQFLSYYEANIAVHTKLYEGVTELLAFLNQQGVPWGIVTNKPIGLTNTLLPYYPELSKSYVNIGGDSLPSRKPAPEPLLHACQHLHIKPNECVYLGDAPRDIQAANAADMYSVIALWGYIVDQNACANWSANLHCSNPKQLINLFRQLMSN; from the coding sequence ATGTCAACAATATTTAAAGGCGTTTTATTTGATTTAGACGGCACATTATTAGATACAGCAGATGATTTAGGCGCAGCACTTAATCATGTACTTGAATCTAATGATTTTCCAATCGTAAACCCAAGCCAATACCGACCAATAGCCTCTGACGGAGCGAAAGGCTTATTGCATTTAGGTTTTGGCAACAAAATAGATGCATTTAATGAAGATTCATTACGGCAACAGTTTCTATCTTATTACGAAGCAAATATTGCGGTGCATACTAAATTGTATGAGGGTGTTACTGAGTTGCTGGCCTTTTTAAACCAACAAGGCGTTCCTTGGGGTATCGTCACTAATAAGCCCATAGGACTAACAAACACGTTATTGCCCTATTACCCTGAGTTGTCAAAAAGTTATGTCAATATTGGCGGTGATAGTTTACCAAGTAGAAAACCCGCCCCTGAACCTTTATTACACGCATGCCAACATTTACATATCAAGCCAAATGAATGTGTATATTTAGGAGATGCGCCTAGAGACATACAAGCTGCAAATGCTGCCGATATGTATTCTGTAATAGCGCTTTGGGGTTATATTGTTGATCAAAATGCATGTGCTAACTGGTCAGCCAATTTACATTGTTCAAATCCTAAGCAATTGATAAACCTATTCCGTCAACTGATGAGCAATTAG
- the nrdA gene encoding class 1a ribonucleoside-diphosphate reductase subunit alpha, with protein sequence MNSNLFVTKRNGEKEAIDLEKIHKVIAWAADGLDNVSVSQVELKSHIQFYDGIKTEDIHETIIKAAADLISEETPDYQFLSARLAIFHLRKKAYGQFEPPKLYDHVVNMVEAGKYDKHLTEDYTPAEFETLESFIDHRRDLDFSYAAVKQLEGKYLVQNRVTGEIYESAQFLYVLVAACLFAKYPQDTRLEYVKRFYDAISSFKISLPTPIMAGVRTPTRQFSSCVLIECGDSLDSINATSSAIVKYVSQRAGIGINAGRIRALGSTIRNGEAFHTGCIPFYKHFQTAVKSCSQGGVRGGAATLFYPLWHLEVESLLVLKNNRGVEENRVRHLDYGVQFNKLMYQRLIKGESITLFSPSDVPGLYDAFFEDQNKFDELYVKYEQDDSIRKKRIKAIELFSLFAQERASTGRIYLQNVDHCNTHSPFNPEHAPIRQSNLCLEIALPTKPMVDVNDENGEIALCTLSAFNLGAIESLDELEGLADLAVRALDSLLDYQDYPVPAAFNATMGRRTLGIGVINYAYYLAKNGVFYSNGSANNLTHRTFEAIQYHLLKASNKLAKEQGACPLFNETKLSQGILPIDTYKKEIDKVTGEPLHLDWESLRADIKKYGVRNSTVSALMPSETSSQISNATNGIEPPRGLISIKASKDGVLKQVVPEYQKLKGNYELLWNIPSNDGYLELVGIMQKFIDQTISANTNYDPSRFEGGKVPVKQIIKDLLTAYKLGVKTLYYHNTRDGAADSQTEVDDGCEGGACKI encoded by the coding sequence ATGAACAGTAATCTCTTCGTAACAAAGCGTAATGGCGAAAAAGAAGCTATCGACTTAGAAAAAATTCATAAAGTTATAGCATGGGCGGCAGACGGGTTAGATAACGTTTCTGTCTCACAGGTAGAGCTAAAGTCTCATATCCAATTTTACGATGGTATAAAAACCGAAGATATTCATGAAACCATCATTAAGGCTGCCGCAGATTTAATCTCTGAAGAAACACCTGATTACCAGTTTCTTTCTGCACGCTTGGCAATATTTCATTTACGGAAAAAAGCGTACGGTCAATTTGAACCGCCTAAGTTATATGATCATGTTGTTAACATGGTTGAGGCGGGTAAATATGACAAACACTTGACAGAAGACTATACGCCTGCTGAATTTGAAACGTTAGAATCATTCATTGATCATCGCCGAGATTTAGATTTCAGTTATGCTGCAGTTAAACAGCTGGAAGGCAAATATTTAGTTCAAAACCGTGTAACAGGTGAAATTTATGAGAGTGCACAGTTTTTATATGTTTTAGTGGCTGCGTGTTTGTTTGCGAAGTATCCACAAGATACTCGTTTGGAGTATGTCAAAAGGTTTTATGATGCAATTTCATCATTTAAAATTTCTTTACCGACACCGATCATGGCCGGAGTACGCACACCAACACGTCAATTCTCCTCATGTGTTCTGATTGAATGTGGTGACAGCTTAGACTCAATTAACGCAACTTCAAGCGCTATTGTTAAATACGTTTCTCAACGTGCAGGTATAGGTATTAATGCAGGTCGCATACGTGCACTAGGCAGTACGATCAGAAATGGTGAAGCATTTCACACGGGCTGTATTCCCTTTTACAAACACTTTCAAACAGCCGTTAAAAGCTGTTCTCAAGGTGGTGTTCGAGGCGGTGCCGCAACATTATTTTACCCGTTATGGCATTTAGAAGTTGAAAGTTTACTGGTGCTTAAAAACAACCGCGGAGTTGAAGAGAACCGAGTTAGACATCTAGATTACGGTGTACAATTCAATAAACTGATGTACCAACGTCTGATCAAAGGTGAATCTATTACCTTATTCAGTCCTAGTGATGTCCCTGGTTTGTATGACGCATTTTTTGAAGATCAGAATAAATTTGACGAACTTTATGTGAAATACGAACAAGACGATTCAATTCGTAAAAAACGTATTAAAGCGATCGAACTATTTAGCTTATTTGCTCAAGAGCGAGCAAGCACAGGTCGTATCTATTTACAAAATGTTGATCACTGTAATACGCACAGTCCATTTAACCCTGAACATGCGCCAATCAGACAAAGTAACCTTTGTTTAGAAATCGCCTTACCGACTAAGCCTATGGTTGATGTGAACGATGAAAACGGTGAAATTGCGTTATGTACTTTATCTGCTTTTAACTTAGGGGCAATTGAAAGCCTTGATGAATTAGAAGGATTAGCTGATCTTGCAGTACGCGCACTTGATAGCTTATTAGACTACCAAGACTACCCTGTACCGGCTGCATTTAATGCAACTATGGGGCGTCGAACTTTAGGTATAGGCGTAATAAACTATGCCTATTATCTCGCTAAAAATGGCGTGTTTTATTCAAACGGTAGTGCAAATAACTTAACACATAGAACCTTTGAAGCAATCCAGTATCACTTACTTAAAGCTTCGAATAAATTAGCTAAAGAGCAAGGGGCTTGTCCGCTATTTAACGAAACAAAGTTAAGCCAAGGCATTTTACCGATTGATACTTATAAAAAAGAGATCGATAAAGTTACTGGTGAGCCGTTGCATTTAGATTGGGAATCGTTAAGAGCTGATATTAAAAAATACGGCGTTCGTAACTCGACAGTTTCTGCCTTAATGCCATCTGAAACATCATCGCAAATTTCCAATGCCACTAATGGTATTGAGCCACCTCGCGGATTGATCAGCATCAAAGCAAGTAAAGATGGAGTATTAAAGCAGGTAGTACCTGAATACCAAAAATTAAAAGGTAATTACGAGCTATTGTGGAATATTCCGAGCAATGACGGTTATTTAGAACTCGTCGGTATTATGCAAAAATTCATCGATCAAACGATTTCAGCAAATACCAATTACGACCCTTCACGATTTGAAGGCGGAAAAGTACCTGTTAAACAGATCATTAAAGACTTATTGACGGCCTACAAACTCGGCGTGAAGACACTTTACTACCATAATACTCGTGATGGCGCTGCTGACAGCCAAACAGAAGTAGATGATGGTTGTGAAGGCGGCGCGTGTAAAATTTAG
- the nrdB gene encoding class Ia ribonucleoside-diphosphate reductase subunit beta encodes MSYTTFNQTPNNALLEPMFLGNSVNVARYDQQRFIAFEKLIEKQLSFFWRPEEVDVSKDRADWQGLTESEKHIFISNLKYQTLLDSMAARSVNAVLLPLVSLPEVETWVETWAFSETIHSRSYTHILRNLFTDPGEVFDDIVVNPAILKRASSIAKYFDDVIITTQLLQSQGEGEYDVEDKTIEVSERKLKERLFLAICSVNALEAIRFYVSFACSFAFAERELLEGNAKIIKLIARDEALHLTGTQHILNNWAAGNDDPEMKEISEQMRDDGRQIFMDVVEQEKEWAQYLFKDGSMIGLNAEILNQYIEYISNQRMTAIGLDAPFNVKSNPLPWMNAYLVSDNVQVAPQETEISSYLVGQVDSSVAVDDFDDFDL; translated from the coding sequence ATGTCGTACACTACATTTAATCAAACGCCTAACAACGCCCTTTTAGAGCCCATGTTTTTGGGGAATAGCGTTAATGTTGCACGTTATGACCAACAACGATTTATTGCGTTTGAAAAATTAATTGAAAAGCAGTTATCTTTTTTCTGGCGCCCTGAAGAAGTAGATGTTTCAAAAGACCGTGCAGATTGGCAAGGTTTAACTGAATCAGAAAAACATATTTTCATTTCAAATCTAAAATATCAAACGTTGCTAGACAGCATGGCAGCACGCTCTGTAAATGCTGTTTTACTGCCTCTGGTATCGTTACCTGAAGTTGAAACTTGGGTAGAAACATGGGCATTTAGTGAAACAATTCATTCACGATCATACACACATATATTGAGAAACCTCTTTACCGACCCTGGTGAAGTGTTCGATGATATCGTTGTAAACCCAGCTATTTTGAAACGTGCCAGCTCAATTGCTAAATACTTTGATGATGTCATTATTACTACGCAGTTATTGCAATCACAAGGTGAAGGTGAATATGACGTTGAAGATAAAACTATTGAGGTGTCTGAGCGTAAATTAAAAGAACGTCTATTCCTAGCGATCTGTTCAGTTAACGCCCTTGAAGCAATTCGTTTTTACGTTAGTTTTGCCTGCTCTTTTGCTTTTGCAGAGCGTGAATTGCTTGAAGGTAATGCAAAAATCATTAAGCTAATTGCTCGTGATGAAGCACTACACTTAACCGGTACTCAACATATTTTGAACAATTGGGCCGCAGGTAATGACGATCCAGAAATGAAAGAAATTTCTGAACAAATGCGTGATGACGGACGTCAAATTTTTATGGACGTTGTTGAACAGGAAAAAGAATGGGCACAATACCTATTCAAAGACGGTTCAATGATAGGCTTAAATGCAGAAATATTAAACCAGTACATTGAATACATTAGTAACCAACGTATGACTGCTATTGGATTGGATGCTCCGTTTAATGTTAAAAGTAACCCACTACCTTGGATGAATGCCTATTTGGTTAGTGACAATGTACAGGTGGCTCCTCAGGAGACTGAGATCTCTAGTTACTTGGTTGGCCAAGTTGATTCTTCAGTCGCTGTAGACGATTTCGATGATTTCGATCTCTAA
- the yfaE gene encoding class I ribonucleotide reductase maintenance protein YfaE: MAMSNTDKPRPLTISVNDQEVEFSAVHNTLLECLEQEDVEVHYHCRDGFCGACRITLDKGEILYPQGEPLAFVGKDEILPCCCIPITDIEITIE; the protein is encoded by the coding sequence ATGGCTATGTCTAATACCGATAAACCACGCCCTCTTACAATTTCAGTCAATGATCAGGAAGTAGAGTTTTCTGCTGTTCACAATACATTGCTTGAATGTTTAGAACAAGAAGACGTTGAAGTACATTACCATTGCCGAGATGGTTTTTGTGGCGCTTGTCGAATCACTCTAGATAAAGGAGAAATCCTCTACCCACAAGGAGAGCCTTTAGCGTTTGTAGGTAAGGACGAAATTCTACCTTGTTGCTGTATTCCTATAACTGATATAGAGATCACTATTGAGTGA
- a CDS encoding diguanylate cyclase: MNKILAVDDAQDTLLLLEFDLQAEGYDVITAKDGETALVLLEQHDIDLVLLDLYMPGLSGLDTLKKLKSQSKHLNTPVIMLSASDDENQIVSALELGANDYITKPYIPKVLLARLKTSLRLLEKTLKLESLAKTDFLTNVNNKRNFENLAIASIKQMCRTNNNVTIAMLDIDYFKSVNDNYGHDVGNEVLKLFASTMKKEFRQYDIIGRVGGEEFAVCMPNTNLKEGFNACERFRKVIESLEVAISHEKISFTVSIGLASVCHNEGHYDFNSLMKVADKFLYQAKETSRNCTRSYDEIHNQEHDVVQTFLANNIDQDTLNGESAIDGIDFEIGVNNVLGDEALFKDILQMFFDDHSNDSDKIQQAIAEHDQASMKHLVHTLKGVACSVGAMQLFDNAKKLDAAVNEEQVGKYQSLFDDVSFELNRVINGIIGYLKITQ; this comes from the coding sequence ATGAATAAAATATTAGCGGTAGATGATGCGCAAGACACATTGCTTTTGTTAGAGTTTGATCTTCAAGCAGAAGGCTATGATGTTATTACAGCAAAAGACGGAGAAACGGCGTTAGTACTATTAGAACAACACGACATAGATCTTGTTTTACTTGATTTGTACATGCCAGGGTTAAGTGGTTTAGACACACTGAAAAAGCTCAAATCTCAATCTAAACATTTGAATACACCTGTTATAATGCTGTCGGCTTCTGATGATGAAAATCAAATAGTCTCTGCGTTAGAATTAGGCGCTAATGACTACATAACTAAACCTTATATTCCGAAGGTATTATTGGCTCGCCTCAAAACGTCATTAAGACTTTTAGAAAAAACCTTAAAACTTGAAAGTCTGGCGAAAACTGATTTTTTGACCAATGTGAACAACAAAAGAAATTTCGAAAATTTGGCAATTGCTTCTATCAAGCAAATGTGCAGAACAAACAACAATGTCACGATTGCTATGCTTGATATTGATTATTTTAAATCGGTGAATGACAATTACGGACATGATGTGGGTAATGAAGTTTTAAAACTATTTGCCTCAACGATGAAAAAGGAATTTCGTCAGTACGATATTATTGGTCGAGTGGGCGGCGAAGAATTCGCAGTCTGTATGCCTAACACCAATCTCAAAGAAGGTTTTAATGCCTGCGAGCGATTTAGAAAAGTGATTGAATCTTTGGAAGTAGCTATTTCACATGAAAAAATATCATTCACCGTTAGCATAGGTTTGGCGTCAGTATGCCATAACGAGGGTCATTATGATTTTAATAGCCTTATGAAAGTAGCAGATAAATTCTTATACCAAGCGAAAGAAACTTCAAGAAACTGCACTCGTAGTTATGATGAAATTCACAATCAAGAACATGACGTGGTGCAAACGTTTCTGGCAAATAATATTGATCAAGATACTCTCAATGGTGAAAGCGCTATTGATGGTATCGATTTTGAGATTGGTGTGAATAATGTGCTTGGGGATGAAGCGCTATTTAAAGATATTCTGCAAATGTTCTTTGACGATCACAGCAATGATAGCGATAAAATTCAACAGGCAATTGCTGAACATGATCAAGCAAGCATGAAACACTTGGTGCACACGCTGAAAGGTGTCGCTTGCTCTGTTGGGGCAATGCAGTTATTTGATAATGCAAAAAAATTAGATGCTGCTGTTAATGAAGAACAGGTAGGGAAGTACCAATCATTATTTGATGATGTTTCGTTTGAGTTAAACCGTGTCATTAACGGTATTATAGGCTATTTAAAGATCACTCAATAG